A window of the Microbacterium sp. AZCO genome harbors these coding sequences:
- the uidA gene encoding beta-glucuronidase has product MLKPISTPTRELVNLDGVWRFGIDTRLGETPWTARLDTPLEAAVPASYNDLFTDPEIRDHVGWVYYQREVRVPRGWSDERIFVRFDAATHAARVYVDDALVGEHVGGYTPFDVELTDRVAAGGSFRLTVAVSGDLTNETIPPGKIEVGMDGRQKQTYFHDFYNYAGLARSVWLHSIPRISIDDVTVTTDFEGSVGSVDLRVETSDAVDVRVRIADAGGEVVAEASGASSTLSIADVVLWKPGAAYLYDLTIEAVDGDRVLDSYTLPVGVRTVEVRGHEFLINGEPFYFTGFGKHEDSAVRGKGHDDAYMVHDFQLMEWIGANSFRTSHYPYAEDVLEFADRHGIVVIDETAAVGLNMGVVGGMSGKPPFPTFSEQFANDNTRAAHAQHLRELIGRDKNHPSVVMWCIANEPASNEDGAREYFEPLVDLARELDPTRPLTYALVMFATFQNDRIIDLFDVVSLNRYYGWYVATADLPTAERYLQGDIAGWIERTGKPVMMTEYGADTQPGIHSVWDQAWTEEYQRDYLAMNHRVFDRFPQFVGEQVWNFADFATSNGIHRVDGNKKGVFTRDRKPKSAAWALRERWRGLDGRKPGADG; this is encoded by the coding sequence ATGCTGAAGCCCATCTCCACTCCCACCCGCGAGCTCGTCAACCTCGACGGCGTCTGGCGCTTCGGGATCGACACCCGGCTCGGCGAGACGCCGTGGACGGCGCGACTCGACACGCCCCTCGAAGCCGCCGTGCCGGCGAGCTACAACGATCTGTTCACCGACCCCGAGATCCGCGACCACGTGGGCTGGGTCTACTACCAGCGCGAGGTGCGGGTGCCCCGCGGGTGGAGCGACGAGCGCATCTTCGTGCGCTTCGACGCCGCGACGCACGCCGCTCGCGTGTACGTCGACGACGCGCTCGTGGGCGAGCACGTGGGCGGCTACACGCCGTTCGACGTCGAGCTGACCGATCGGGTCGCGGCGGGCGGGTCGTTCCGGCTCACGGTCGCCGTGAGCGGCGACCTCACCAACGAGACGATCCCGCCCGGCAAGATCGAGGTCGGCATGGACGGGCGGCAGAAGCAGACCTACTTCCACGATTTCTACAACTACGCAGGCCTCGCCCGATCGGTGTGGCTGCACAGCATCCCCCGGATCTCTATCGACGATGTGACCGTCACGACGGACTTCGAAGGCTCCGTGGGATCTGTCGATCTCCGCGTCGAGACATCCGACGCGGTCGACGTCCGGGTGCGGATCGCGGATGCCGGGGGCGAGGTCGTGGCCGAGGCATCCGGCGCCTCCAGCACCCTGTCGATCGCCGACGTCGTGCTGTGGAAGCCGGGCGCCGCCTACCTCTACGACCTCACGATCGAGGCGGTCGACGGGGACCGGGTCCTCGACAGCTACACGCTGCCCGTCGGCGTGCGCACCGTCGAGGTGCGAGGCCACGAGTTCCTCATCAACGGAGAGCCGTTCTACTTCACGGGCTTCGGCAAGCACGAGGACTCCGCCGTGCGCGGCAAGGGCCATGACGACGCGTACATGGTGCACGACTTCCAGCTCATGGAGTGGATCGGCGCCAACTCATTCCGCACATCCCACTACCCGTATGCCGAAGACGTGCTCGAGTTCGCCGACCGCCACGGCATCGTCGTGATCGACGAGACGGCGGCCGTCGGACTGAACATGGGCGTCGTCGGGGGGATGTCGGGCAAGCCGCCGTTCCCGACGTTCTCCGAGCAGTTCGCGAACGACAACACGCGCGCCGCGCACGCGCAGCATCTGCGCGAGCTGATCGGGCGGGACAAGAACCACCCGTCCGTCGTCATGTGGTGCATCGCGAACGAGCCGGCTTCCAACGAAGACGGCGCCCGGGAGTACTTCGAGCCGCTCGTCGACCTCGCCCGCGAGCTCGACCCCACACGTCCGCTCACGTACGCGCTCGTCATGTTCGCGACCTTCCAGAACGACCGGATCATCGACCTCTTCGACGTTGTGAGCCTGAACCGCTACTACGGCTGGTACGTCGCGACCGCCGACCTCCCGACCGCGGAGCGCTACCTCCAGGGAGACATCGCGGGCTGGATCGAGCGCACCGGCAAGCCCGTCATGATGACCGAGTACGGCGCCGACACGCAGCCCGGCATCCATTCCGTGTGGGACCAGGCGTGGACCGAGGAGTATCAGCGCGACTACCTCGCGATGAACCACCGCGTCTTCGACCGCTTCCCGCAGTTCGTCGGGGAGCAGGTGTGGAACTTCGCCGATTTCGCGACGTCGAACGGCATCCACCGCGTCGACGGGAACAAGAAGGGCGTCTTCACGCGCGATCGCAAGCCGAAGTCGGCAGCGTGGGCGCTGCGCGAGCGCTGGCGCGGGCTCGACGGACGAAAGCCGGGCGCCGACGGCTGA
- a CDS encoding LacI family DNA-binding transcriptional regulator yields MSAEAAGAPAVIPDEIAERMRRRGGAATIYDIAELAGVSASTVSRALSKPGRISAKTEARIRLAADQLNFQFNPMARALPTGRSHTIALVVADITNPVVFGIVRGAERAAAEAGYTLVIAESQESGEAEAQAVSRLLPSADALVLATTRLPDHTIADFAARKPVVLINRLVEDVPAVLPDVETGVTQLIEHLAGLGHRSLVYLAGPETSWISRRRWECMLDAAERLDIGIVEIGPNSPTIDGGKSAFRRVAAARPSAVIAFNDLMAIGLVQAAAAAGVSVPDDLSIAGFDDIFGSELIVPPLTTVGSQLVLAGQRAVDSLLARLDGRPDESLDELLATTLVVRGSTAAPRA; encoded by the coding sequence GTGAGCGCTGAGGCCGCAGGCGCGCCGGCCGTCATCCCCGACGAGATCGCGGAGCGGATGCGCCGACGCGGCGGCGCGGCGACCATCTACGACATCGCGGAGCTCGCGGGCGTGAGCGCGTCGACGGTGTCGCGCGCGCTCAGCAAGCCGGGCCGCATCAGCGCCAAGACCGAGGCGAGGATCCGCCTGGCCGCCGATCAGCTGAACTTCCAGTTCAACCCGATGGCCCGGGCGCTGCCCACGGGCCGCAGCCACACGATCGCCCTCGTCGTCGCCGACATCACGAACCCGGTCGTGTTCGGCATCGTCCGCGGCGCCGAGCGCGCGGCGGCGGAGGCGGGCTACACGCTCGTCATCGCCGAGTCGCAGGAGTCGGGCGAGGCCGAGGCACAGGCCGTCTCGCGCCTGCTGCCCAGTGCCGACGCCCTCGTGCTCGCGACGACGCGTCTGCCCGACCACACCATCGCCGACTTCGCCGCCCGCAAGCCCGTCGTGCTGATCAACCGCCTCGTCGAGGATGTGCCGGCCGTGCTCCCCGACGTCGAGACCGGCGTCACCCAGCTGATCGAGCATCTCGCCGGGCTCGGCCACCGCTCGCTCGTGTACCTCGCGGGGCCCGAGACGTCGTGGATCAGCCGCCGCCGCTGGGAGTGCATGCTCGACGCCGCGGAGCGGCTCGACATCGGCATCGTGGAGATCGGGCCCAACAGCCCGACGATCGACGGGGGCAAGTCGGCGTTCCGCAGGGTCGCGGCCGCGCGCCCGTCGGCCGTCATCGCCTTCAACGACCTCATGGCGATCGGCCTCGTCCAGGCCGCCGCGGCGGCCGGAGTGAGCGTGCCGGACGACCTCAGCATCGCCGGTTTCGACGACATCTTCGGGAGCGAGCTCATCGTGCCGCCGCTCACGACGGTGGGCAGTCAGCTCGTGCTCGCCGGCCAGCGCGCCGTGGACAGCCTGCTCGCACGCCTCGACGGCCGACCGGACGAGAGCCTCGACGAGCTCCTCGCGACGACCCTCGTCGTGCGGGGGAGCACCGCGGCGCCGCGCGCCTGA
- a CDS encoding helix-turn-helix transcriptional regulator encodes MTAEVAPASGVNALPRAIRRATAYIEENLAAPISVTQIADAARISVRTLEYAFRRHFSTTPGAYLRVARLRQVNAELRDADPATTTVADVVRRWGITLQGRFAAEYRAEFGENPSETLRR; translated from the coding sequence GTGACGGCAGAGGTTGCGCCGGCGTCGGGCGTGAATGCCCTCCCCCGAGCAATCCGGCGGGCGACCGCTTACATCGAGGAGAACCTCGCCGCACCCATCTCCGTCACCCAGATCGCCGACGCTGCGCGCATCTCGGTGCGCACTCTGGAGTACGCCTTCCGCCGTCACTTCTCGACGACACCCGGCGCGTATCTTCGGGTGGCCCGGCTGCGACAGGTGAACGCCGAGCTGCGAGATGCGGATCCGGCCACGACGACCGTCGCCGACGTGGTCCGGCGGTGGGGCATCACCCTCCAGGGCCGCTTCGCCGCAGAGTACCGCGCGGAATTCGGAGAGAACCCCTCCGAGACGCTGAGACGCTGA
- a CDS encoding ABC transporter permease, whose amino-acid sequence MSTADLIGSAIANTFRSKTRTILTILAIFVGAFTLTLTSGLGTGINAFIDDTVESIGASDVMTVTTTPEGATGVDATDPVKYNPDAIPSGQPGPPGTTVVALTPADLDTIAGIEGVREVQPTRTISPDYIQAGDGTKFVIGVGTLIAGQTIPLETGVTPDDAAADHQLVLPVAFVEPMGLGSANEAIGQTVTLAVTDAERTQHLVDATVVGVAEQGLASPSGASIVPNKALSDALFDAQNIGVPADQMDRYAQASVFFDPAATDDDVAALKERLNDAGYTGSTVADQLGLFKTVIDGIVLVLNAFAVIALLAAGFGIVNTLYMSVQERTREIGLMKAMGMGNGRVFSLFSLEAAFIGFLGSAIGVTVAMLAGSALSSWLSTSVLSDLPGLTLIAFDPLSIAGIIIVVMAIAFLAGTLPAARAARADPVESLRYE is encoded by the coding sequence GTGAGCACCGCCGACCTCATCGGCTCCGCCATCGCCAACACGTTCCGCTCCAAGACGCGGACGATCCTCACGATCCTTGCGATCTTCGTCGGCGCTTTCACCCTCACTCTCACGAGCGGGCTGGGAACCGGCATCAACGCGTTCATCGACGACACGGTCGAATCGATCGGCGCTTCCGACGTCATGACGGTCACGACGACTCCCGAGGGAGCGACAGGAGTAGACGCCACCGACCCGGTGAAGTACAACCCGGATGCGATCCCCAGCGGACAGCCCGGCCCTCCCGGCACCACCGTGGTGGCGCTGACCCCAGCCGACCTCGACACGATCGCCGGGATCGAGGGGGTGCGCGAAGTCCAGCCCACTCGCACGATCTCGCCCGACTACATCCAGGCGGGCGACGGCACGAAGTTCGTCATCGGGGTCGGCACCCTCATAGCCGGGCAGACGATTCCGCTCGAAACCGGAGTCACACCCGACGACGCAGCCGCCGACCATCAGCTCGTCCTTCCCGTCGCCTTCGTCGAGCCCATGGGTCTCGGAAGCGCGAACGAGGCGATCGGTCAGACCGTGACCCTCGCCGTCACCGACGCTGAGCGCACGCAGCACCTCGTCGACGCGACGGTCGTCGGGGTCGCCGAGCAGGGCCTCGCCTCCCCCTCGGGTGCGAGCATCGTCCCGAACAAGGCTCTCAGCGACGCGCTCTTCGACGCGCAGAACATCGGCGTCCCCGCAGACCAGATGGATCGGTACGCTCAGGCGAGCGTGTTCTTCGACCCCGCTGCCACCGACGATGACGTCGCAGCCCTGAAGGAGCGTCTCAACGACGCGGGCTACACGGGATCCACCGTCGCCGACCAGCTCGGGCTGTTCAAGACCGTGATCGACGGCATCGTGCTCGTCCTCAACGCCTTCGCCGTGATCGCCCTCCTCGCTGCGGGCTTCGGCATCGTGAACACGCTCTACATGTCGGTCCAGGAGCGCACGCGCGAGATCGGCCTCATGAAGGCGATGGGCATGGGCAACGGCCGGGTCTTCAGCCTGTTCAGCCTCGAGGCCGCCTTCATCGGATTCCTCGGCAGCGCGATCGGCGTGACCGTGGCGATGCTCGCGGGCAGCGCACTGAGCTCCTGGCTCTCCACATCGGTCCTGTCTGACCTGCCGGGCCTCACCCTCATCGCCTTCGACCCGCTGTCCATCGCCGGCATAATCATCGTCGTCATGGCGATCGCGTTCCTCGCCGGCACGCTGCCCGCGGCGCGGGCGGCACGCGCCGACCCCGTGGAATCACTCCGTTACGAGTAG
- a CDS encoding mannitol dehydrogenase family protein: protein MTPSRSRPAPPARIVHLGLGAFSRSHTAWYTAHAADAHEWGMVGYTGRSRDLADALSAQDGVYTLIERSAEGDRAEVIESIVRTAPGGDVAGLVADLASPETAIVTLTITEAGYRTRSDGTADAGDPLVAADLAALADVAAGGVRVETALGRLVLGLDARRRAGAGPLALVSCDNLSDNGGLLRRGILALCESLPETAAWIASNVSFVSSSVDRITPRLDPDEMQRLEERYGDRAPVVAEPFSDWVLSGAFPAGRPAWETAGARFTDDLEPWESRKLWMLNGAHTLLANLGPLRGHETVAQAMADPVCRDAVEALWDEASRHLPAELETDAYRRALIERFENPRIVHTLAQIALDTPRKLGLRIAPVAERERADGRDAAACAFAFGAWIAGSGAHPATALAEVSGALAADTAFVRAVRHTAARLQHGRDPSLAALS from the coding sequence GTGACCCCCTCACGCTCGCGCCCCGCACCGCCCGCTCGCATCGTCCACCTGGGACTCGGCGCCTTCAGCCGCTCGCACACCGCGTGGTACACGGCGCACGCCGCCGACGCCCACGAGTGGGGGATGGTCGGCTACACCGGCCGCAGCCGCGACCTGGCCGACGCCCTCTCCGCGCAGGACGGCGTGTACACGCTCATCGAGCGATCGGCCGAGGGCGACCGGGCCGAGGTCATCGAGAGCATCGTGCGCACGGCGCCCGGCGGCGATGTCGCCGGCCTCGTCGCCGACCTCGCCTCGCCCGAGACCGCGATCGTGACCCTCACCATCACGGAGGCGGGTTACCGCACCCGCTCGGACGGTACCGCCGATGCCGGCGATCCGCTCGTGGCGGCCGACCTCGCCGCCCTCGCGGACGTGGCCGCGGGGGGCGTGCGCGTCGAAACCGCCCTCGGCCGTCTGGTGCTCGGACTCGACGCCCGCCGGCGTGCCGGCGCAGGCCCCCTCGCGCTGGTCTCGTGCGACAACCTCTCCGACAACGGCGGACTCCTGCGCCGCGGCATCCTCGCGCTCTGCGAGTCGCTGCCCGAGACGGCGGCGTGGATCGCGTCGAACGTCTCGTTCGTGTCGTCGTCCGTCGACCGCATCACGCCGCGGCTCGACCCCGACGAGATGCAGCGCCTCGAGGAGCGGTACGGCGACCGGGCTCCCGTCGTCGCCGAGCCGTTCTCGGACTGGGTGCTGTCGGGGGCGTTCCCCGCCGGGCGGCCCGCGTGGGAGACCGCCGGTGCGCGCTTCACCGACGACCTCGAGCCGTGGGAGTCGCGCAAGCTGTGGATGCTCAACGGCGCGCACACCCTGCTTGCCAACCTCGGTCCTCTGCGCGGACATGAGACGGTCGCGCAGGCCATGGCCGATCCCGTCTGCCGCGACGCCGTCGAGGCGCTCTGGGACGAGGCATCCCGTCACCTGCCCGCCGAACTCGAGACGGACGCGTACCGCAGGGCCCTCATCGAGCGCTTCGAGAACCCGCGCATCGTGCACACGCTCGCGCAGATCGCGCTCGATACGCCCCGCAAGCTCGGCCTGCGCATCGCACCCGTTGCGGAGCGTGAACGTGCCGACGGCCGCGACGCCGCGGCATGCGCTTTCGCGTTCGGCGCCTGGATCGCGGGGAGCGGCGCACACCCCGCGACGGCCCTCGCCGAGGTCAGCGGCGCGCTCGCCGCCGATACCGCATTCGTGCGGGCGGTTCGTCATACCGCCGCCCGCCTGCAACACGGCCGCGACCCGTCGCTGGCCGCTCTGTCGTGA
- a CDS encoding ABC transporter ATP-binding protein: MSVPIISVRDVRKSYGRGQNRFDALRGVSFDIHEGESIAIVGKSGSGKSTLMHVLALLDAPDSGTVELEGVDTSTLRGRRLNRTRNKTFGFVFQQFFLTGNASVLENVMLPLKIAGIGRAERRRRGHAALAQLELDDKAKNKAVNLSGGQKQRAVIARALVNDPRIIFADEPTGNLDSATGAIVEDILFELNRDNGITLVLVTHDEELARRCDRRLSIRDGLLIEDSAAVPA, encoded by the coding sequence ATGAGTGTGCCGATCATCTCGGTCCGGGACGTGCGCAAATCGTACGGCCGAGGACAGAACCGCTTCGATGCGCTGCGAGGCGTGAGCTTCGACATCCACGAGGGCGAGAGCATCGCCATCGTCGGCAAGAGCGGATCCGGGAAGTCGACCCTCATGCATGTGCTGGCACTCCTCGACGCTCCCGATTCCGGCACGGTCGAGCTTGAGGGAGTGGATACCTCCACTCTGCGCGGACGGCGATTGAACCGCACACGCAACAAGACCTTCGGCTTCGTGTTCCAGCAGTTCTTCCTCACGGGGAACGCCTCGGTGCTCGAGAACGTGATGCTGCCTTTGAAGATCGCCGGTATCGGGCGCGCCGAGCGCCGCCGCCGGGGCCACGCGGCGCTCGCGCAGCTCGAGCTCGACGACAAGGCCAAGAACAAGGCGGTCAACCTGTCCGGAGGCCAGAAACAGCGTGCGGTCATCGCCCGCGCGCTCGTCAACGACCCTCGCATCATCTTCGCCGACGAGCCGACGGGCAACCTCGACTCGGCCACGGGAGCGATCGTCGAAGACATCCTGTTCGAGCTCAATCGCGACAACGGCATCACGCTCGTCCTCGTCACGCACGACGAAGAGCTGGCCCGCCGCTGCGACCGACGCTTGTCGATCAGGGACGGACTGCTGATCGAGGACTCCGCGGCGGTGCCCGCGTGA